A DNA window from Limanda limanda chromosome 6, fLimLim1.1, whole genome shotgun sequence contains the following coding sequences:
- the gemin7 gene encoding gem-associated protein 7 translates to MDTRIPVAVLRLPRGPDPNSRGFYPDSPRFIAQCRPSISTSAASETDPEQLQREQHARSVLREGFLRCLLSMTNKKVQFHMHEKVKVEATFGASDIDVLNFQVSGLHTPIGVQKEALIRCQDVISFSFDA, encoded by the coding sequence ATGGACACTAGGATTCCGGTGGCTGTGCTCCGTCTGCCCAGAGGACCAGACCCCAACAGCCGGGGATTTTACCCCGATTCCCCCCGTTTCATTGCTCAGTGTCGCCCCTCGATCTCCACCTCAGCTGCGTCAGAGACCGACCccgagcagctgcagagagagcagCACGCACGCTCTGTGCTGCGGGAGGGCTTCCTCCGGTGTCTGCTCTCCATGACCAACAAGAAGGTTCAGTTTCACATGCAtgagaaggtgaaggtggaggccACGTTCGGAGCATCGGACATCGACGTGCTGAACTTCCAGGTGTCGGGCTTGCACACGCCCATCGGGGTGCAGAAGGAGGCGCTGATCAGGTGTCAGGATgtgatttcatttagttttgatgCATAA